The DNA sequence TGCCGGGCCGACCGGGAGATCCCGGACTCGTTGAAGCGCAAGATCGGCCTGATGTGCGACGTGGACACCGAGGCCGTGGTGGCGGCGGTGGACGCGCGGTCCATCTACGACATCCCCAAGGTGCTGCACGGCGAGGGCCTGGACGCGTACGTGGTGCGGCGGCTGGACCTGCCGTTCCGCGATGTCGACTGGACCGTGTGGGGCGACCTGCTCGACCGCGTGCACAACCCGTCCGAGAGGGTCCGCATCGGTTTGGTCGGCAAGTACGTCGACCTGCCCGACGCGTACCTGTCGGTGACCGAGGCGCTGCGCGCGGGCGGGTTCGCGCACCGCACCAAGGTCGAGATCGTGTGGGTGCCGTCCGACGAGTGCCAGACGCCGTCCGGCGCGGCGCACGCCCTGGGCGGGCTCGACGCGATCCTCATCCCCGGCGGGTTCGGGGTGCGCGGCATCGAGGGCAAGATCGGCGCCATCACCTACGCGCGGACCCGCGGCATCCCGCTGCTGGGCCTGTGCCTGGGGTTGCAGTGCCTGGTCATCGAGGCGGCGCGCAACCTCGCGGGCATCGCGGACGCGAACTCCGCGGAGTTCGAGGACACCGGGTCGCCGGTGATCAGCACGATGGCCGACCAGGAGGACGTCGTCTCCGGGCAGCGGGACATGGGCGGCACGATGCGGCTCGGCGCGTACCCGGCGTCGTTGCTGCCGGGCTCGCAGGTGGCGGCGGCCTACGGGTCGCTGGAGGTGTCCGAGCGGCACCGGCACCGGTACGAGGTCAACAACGCCTACCGGGCGAAGCTGGCGGAGTCCGGGCTGGTGTTCTCCGGGACGTCGCCGGACGGGCGGCTGGTGGAGTTCGTCGAGCTGCCGGCCGACGTGCACCCGTTCTTCGTGGCCACCCAGGCGCACCCGGAGCTGAAGTCCCGCCCGACCCGCCCGCACCCGCTGTTCGCGGCGTTCGTGAAGGCGGCGTTGGGCTACCGGCTGGCCGACCGGCTGCCGCTGCCCGAGCCCGCGGGGGCCGCGCAGTGACTCCTCGGCACGAGTTCGGAACTGTTTCGTCGCGGGACGTGCACGTCGGGCGCGTCGTCGCGTTGCGGGTGGACGAGGTCGCCATGCCTGGTGGCGGTACGGCGTCGCGCGAGGTGGTGGAACACCTCGGTGCGGTGGCGGTGGTGGCCTTGGACGATGCCGGTGCGGTGACGCTCATCCACCAGTACCGGCACCCGCTCGGCAGGCGGCTCTGGGAGCTGCCCGCCGGGCTGTTGGACGCCGGGGACGAGGCGCCGCTGGCCGCCGCGAAGCGGGAGCTGGCCGAAGAGGTCGGGCTCGCGGCGGCGGAGTGGACGACGTTGGTGGACGTCGCCGTCTCCCCGGGGTTCACCGACGAGGTGGTGCGGGTGTTCCTGGCACGCGGGCTCACCGAGGTGGACCGCGACGTGCAAGGCGATGAGGAGGCCGACCTGGAGGCGGAGCGCTTCCCGTTGGCCGAGGCGGTGGACATGGTGCTGGCCGGGGAGATCGTCAACGGCCCCGCCGTGTCCGGCCTGCTCGCCGCGCACGTCGTGGTCACCGGCGGCGGGACGGGGCGCCCCTCCGACGCCCCGTTCACCGACCGCCCGACCCGCTTCGCCGCCCGCTCCGACTGACCTGGGCGTTGAACTCGGGGTACCCGGGCGTTCGACTCTCGGGTCCTGAGCGTTCGACTCTCGCGAGAGTCGAACGCTCAGGACCCGAGAGTCGAACGCTCAGGACCCCTGAGTTCGACGCTCAGGCGCAGGACGGGCAGCGGCGGGCGCGGGTGGTCGCGGTCGAACGGCGTGGCGCCGCGCGGTGTGCGCAGGCCGCGCCGCTTCTCGGCCCGGCGGGTCGCCGCGTACGCCGCCAGGTCCGCCTTCCACTCGGCCCGCAGCGCCAGGAGCAGCTCCAACGCCGCCGCCAACGCCCGCTCGTCGCGCTCGAACGGGCCCGCCTCCAGCTCCAGGTAACGCATGCTGACCGCGTAGGGCGCGGCGTGGAACCTCCGCACGCACGACCGGAACGACGACACGCGGTGCGGCAGCGGCACGGTCGCGTCGCCTGCCCGGCGCGCGTACCAGGAGAAGCTCATGGTCGGCGAGTGTGCCGGACCGGGAGCGGCGGATAATGGGCGGCGTGGGTGTGCGAGGGCCGTTGGCGGTGGCCGCGGCGGCGGTCGGCGGGTGCGGGGTGCTGCTGTTCGTGGACCCCAACCAGCCGGGGTCGCTGCTGCCGCCGTGCCCGCTCTACGCGGTGACCGGCATCCAGTGCCCGGCGTGCGGGTCGACGCGGATGGTGCACGCCCTGCTGCGCGGTGACCTGGTCGCCGCCTGGCAGTTCAACGCCGTGATGCTGGTCGTCGGGCTGCCGTTGCTGCTCTGGCTGTGGACGCGGTGGTTCCGGGCGGCCCGGGAAGGGCGGCCGACACCCCCGGTGTCGCGGGGGGTCGGCGTGCCCGTGGTGGCCCTGGCCGTGACCTGGATGGTCGCGCGGAACCTAGTCGCGTAGCTTGCGGCCCTGGCTGTCGGTGCCGCCGTTGACCAGCAGGATGATCCCGTCGACCAACGACCAGATCCCGCACCCGCCGCACGTCAGCAGTTGCGCGATGCCGATCGCCGTGTCCCCGATATAGAACCGGCCGATGCCGAACGGCAACGCCAGTTGCAACACACCCGCCGCGATGCGCGACTTGTCCGACAGCGGCTGCCCGGTCAGCGGGTCCACGCCGTACGGCGCGTTCGGGTTGAACCCGGGCGGGTAGCCGTACGCCGTGCCGTGGGTCCGGGACGGGTCGGCGTAGCCGGGCGGCGGATAACCGGGGATGCCCTGACCGGGCGTGGCGGCATAGCCCGGCGGTGGCGGCGGCGCCTGGTACGCGGCGGTCGGCGGGTAGGTCGGCGGCAGGAACGCCGGGTGCGGCTGCGGCAGGTCGTGGAACAGGGCGGCCAACTCCTGCGCGGACTGGGCCGCGGACGCGTAGCCGACGCGCTGCTCGTACTCACCGATTTCCAGCCGACCGGCCGCGAAGTGGTCGTTCAGGGCGCTGATCGCCTCTTCGCGCTGCTGGTCGCCGATCCGCACCTGGTGTGGTTCCGACACGGGTGGAACGCTAACAGCCCGCGGCCGCCGAACCGGCCGGAACCCGCTGGTCGGCATCCCGCCGATCCGCCCGTTCGGCGAGGACGCTCCTAACCTTGAGGCACGATGACCCCCACCGGCCCACCCCCACCCACCCCGGCGACCCGTGCGATGCGCGCCTACCTGGACCACCTCGCCGTCGAACGGGGCACGGCGCGCAACACGCTCGACTCCTACGGCCGCGACCTGCGCCGCTACGCCGAGCACCTGACCGCCGCCGGCGTCGACGACCTGACCGACGTCACCGAAGCCCTGGTCGGTGACTTCCTCGCCGCCCTGCGCGAATCGGGCCTGGCCGCGTCCTCCGCCGCGCGCACCCTGGTCGCCGTGCGCGGCCTGCACCGGTTCGCGCACCTCGAAGGCATCACGGCCGACGACCCGGCCCGCGCCGTCCAACCTCCGACGCCGCCCCGCAGGCTGCCCAAAGCCCTCCCCGTCGACGACGTGCTCAAGCTCCTCGACGGGCCCGCCGACACCCCCGCCCAGCTCCGCGACCGGGCCCTGCTGGAACTGCTCTACTCCAGCGGCGCGCGGATCTCCGAGGTCGTCGGTCTGGACGTGGACGACGTCGACGCGGACGAGCGCACCGTGCTGCTCGACGGCAAGGGCGGCAAGCAGCGGATCGTGCCGGTCGGACGCCCGGCGCTCCGGGCACTGGACGCCTACCTGGTGCGGGCCCGGCCCGTGCTGGCCAAGCGGGGCACGCCCGCGTTGTTCCTCAACGCCCGGGGCGGGCGGTTGTCGCGGCAGACGGCGTGGCACGTGCTGAAGACCGCGGCCGAACGGGCGGGTGTCCGAGCCGAAGTGTCGCCGCACACGCTGCGCCACTCGTTCGCCACGCACCTGCTGGAAGGGGGCGCGGACGTGCGCGTCGTGCAGGAACTGCTGGGCCACGCCTCGGTCACCACGACGCAGGTCTACACGTTGGTCACCGTCAACACCTTGCGCGAGGTCTACGCGACGGCCCATCCTCGCGCAACGGGTGGAACGTGAGCGGCCCACGGGTAGCGTGAGCGCTCGCCCGCCCCACGTCATCGACGAGCCCGACGAGCTGGAGGTGCCGACCCGGTGCCGAACCTGGACGAGCCCGAGCGCACCGCGATCGAGCTGGGCGCCGTGCTGCACGCGTTGAGCGACCCGACCCGGCTGGCGGTGGTGCGGCAGATCGAAGCCGACGGCGAGCGCCTGTGCGGCGCGCTGATGGTGGACGTCGCCAAGTCCACGTTGTCGCAGCACCTGCGCGTGCTGCGGGAAGCGGGCATCACCCGCACCAGGGCCCGCGGCAACCAGCGGTGGGTGTCGCTGCGGCGGGACGACCTCGACGAGCTGTTCCCCGGCCTGCTCGACGTGGTGCTCCGCGCGGCCGAGCGGAACGGCCGTCCGGTGGACGACCCGGCGGGCGACCCGGCCGCCGCGGCGCGCTGACCCGCCGGCTCAACGCGTCGAGAACGGTCGACCGCGCTTCGGCGGGGCGCGTTGCTGGTCGCCCTCCGTGTGCTTAGGCTGCGCCCAGGCAGAGGACTAGGAATCGGGAAGGGCGATGTCGACACCGGAGCACGCGGGCCAGCCGTGGGGCGCACCCCCACCACCCCCGCCACCGTCCGGTGTGCCGCGCGCCTCGGTCGAGCTGAGCCTCGCCCCGCACGCCGCACCCGCGGACGAAGACGCGACCGAGCAGGTCGCGGGCGACATCGGGCCGACCGGCCGCCCGTTGCGCCACGTCGCCGACCCACCGCTGATCGCCCGGCACGGCCCGGCGAAGATCCTCGCGGTGTGCAACCAGAAGGGCGGGGTCGGCAAGACCACGTCCACCATCAACCTCGGCGCGGCCCTGACCGAGTACGGCAGACGGGTGCTGCTGGTCGACTTCGACCCGCAGGGCGCGCTGTCGGTCGGCTTGGGCGTGCACCCGCACCAGCTCGACCAGACGATCTACAACGTGATCATGGAGCGCGACGTCGGCGTCGGCGACGTGATCATGCGCACCCCGGTCGAGGGCATGGACCTGCTGCCCAGCAACATCGACCTGTCCGCCGCGGAGATCCAGCTGGTCTCCGAGGTGGGCCGGGAGCACACGCTGGTCCGCACGCTGCGCCCGGTCATCGAGCACTACGACTACGTGCTGGTGGACTGCCAGCCGTCGCTCGGCCTGCTCACGGTCAACGCCCTCGCGGCGGCCGACGGCGTCCTCATCCCGCTGGAGTGCGAGTTCTTCAGCCTGCGCGGGGTCGCCCTGTTGATAGACACCATCGAGAAGGTCAGGGAGCGGTTGAACCCGAAGCTCGAGATCACCGGCATCCTCGCCACCATGTACGACCCGCGCACGCTGCACTCCCGCGAGGTGATGGCGCGCGTGGTCGAGGCGTTCGGCGACGTCGTGTTCGACACGGTGATCAACCGCACCGTCCGGTTCCCGGAGACGACGGTCGCCGGCGAGCCGATCACCCGCTGGGCGCCGCGCTCGGGCGGCGCGAAGGCCTACCGCGCGTTGGCGCGCGAGGTGATCGCCCGGTGACCCGACGCCCATCACTGCCGGGCGCGTCCGAGCTGTTCCGCCTCACCACCGGCGCTGCCGACGACGGCGTCCCCCCAGCCGGGGCGCCTGCGGCCGAGGCACCCGCGCAGCGGCGCGGCACCGGGCGGCAGAAGCACTCCACCAAGATCACCGTGTACGTGTCGGACGAGGAGCTGCTGGCGCTGGAGCACGCGCGCCTGGCGTTGCGCGGCGAGCACGGCCTGGCGGTCGACCGGGGCCGGGTGGTGCGCGAGGCCATCGCGATCGTGCTGGACGACCTCGAGGGGCACGGCGACGACTCGCTGCTGGTGCGCAGGTTGCGCGAGCGGTGAGCGGTGACGCGCCCGAGATCGAACCCGCGCCGGTCGAGGCGGCCGAGCCGGCGGCGGTCGACGACGGCCGGTTCAAGG is a window from the Saccharothrix saharensis genome containing:
- a CDS encoding CTP synthase encodes the protein MQQARTTKHVFVTGGVASSLGKGLTASSLGQLLTSRGLRVTMQKLDPYLNVDPGTMNPFQHGEVFVTDDGAETDLDIGHYERFLARDLSGDANVTTGQVYSEVIAKERRGEYLGDTVQVIPHITDEIKRRIRAMAEPGPDGVVPDVVITEVGGTVGDIESLPFLEACRQVRHDVGRDNVFFLHVSLVPYLAPSGELKTKPTQHSVAALRNIGIQPDAIVCRADREIPDSLKRKIGLMCDVDTEAVVAAVDARSIYDIPKVLHGEGLDAYVVRRLDLPFRDVDWTVWGDLLDRVHNPSERVRIGLVGKYVDLPDAYLSVTEALRAGGFAHRTKVEIVWVPSDECQTPSGAAHALGGLDAILIPGGFGVRGIEGKIGAITYARTRGIPLLGLCLGLQCLVIEAARNLAGIADANSAEFEDTGSPVISTMADQEDVVSGQRDMGGTMRLGAYPASLLPGSQVAAAYGSLEVSERHRHRYEVNNAYRAKLAESGLVFSGTSPDGRLVEFVELPADVHPFFVATQAHPELKSRPTRPHPLFAAFVKAALGYRLADRLPLPEPAGAAQ
- a CDS encoding NUDIX domain-containing protein, which encodes MHVGRVVALRVDEVAMPGGGTASREVVEHLGAVAVVALDDAGAVTLIHQYRHPLGRRLWELPAGLLDAGDEAPLAAAKRELAEEVGLAAAEWTTLVDVAVSPGFTDEVVRVFLARGLTEVDRDVQGDEEADLEAERFPLAEAVDMVLAGEIVNGPAVSGLLAAHVVVTGGGTGRPSDAPFTDRPTRFAARSD
- a CDS encoding DUF2752 domain-containing protein, whose product is MGGVGVRGPLAVAAAAVGGCGVLLFVDPNQPGSLLPPCPLYAVTGIQCPACGSTRMVHALLRGDLVAAWQFNAVMLVVGLPLLLWLWTRWFRAAREGRPTPPVSRGVGVPVVALAVTWMVARNLVA
- a CDS encoding DUF1707 domain-containing protein gives rise to the protein MSEPHQVRIGDQQREEAISALNDHFAAGRLEIGEYEQRVGYASAAQSAQELAALFHDLPQPHPAFLPPTYPPTAAYQAPPPPPGYAATPGQGIPGYPPPGYADPSRTHGTAYGYPPGFNPNAPYGVDPLTGQPLSDKSRIAAGVLQLALPFGIGRFYIGDTAIGIAQLLTCGGCGIWSLVDGIILLVNGGTDSQGRKLRD
- the xerD gene encoding site-specific tyrosine recombinase XerD; this encodes MTPTGPPPPTPATRAMRAYLDHLAVERGTARNTLDSYGRDLRRYAEHLTAAGVDDLTDVTEALVGDFLAALRESGLAASSAARTLVAVRGLHRFAHLEGITADDPARAVQPPTPPRRLPKALPVDDVLKLLDGPADTPAQLRDRALLELLYSSGARISEVVGLDVDDVDADERTVLLDGKGGKQRIVPVGRPALRALDAYLVRARPVLAKRGTPALFLNARGGRLSRQTAWHVLKTAAERAGVRAEVSPHTLRHSFATHLLEGGADVRVVQELLGHASVTTTQVYTLVTVNTLREVYATAHPRATGGT
- a CDS encoding ArsR/SmtB family transcription factor codes for the protein MPNLDEPERTAIELGAVLHALSDPTRLAVVRQIEADGERLCGALMVDVAKSTLSQHLRVLREAGITRTRARGNQRWVSLRRDDLDELFPGLLDVVLRAAERNGRPVDDPAGDPAAAAR
- a CDS encoding ParA family protein, which encodes MSTPEHAGQPWGAPPPPPPPSGVPRASVELSLAPHAAPADEDATEQVAGDIGPTGRPLRHVADPPLIARHGPAKILAVCNQKGGVGKTTSTINLGAALTEYGRRVLLVDFDPQGALSVGLGVHPHQLDQTIYNVIMERDVGVGDVIMRTPVEGMDLLPSNIDLSAAEIQLVSEVGREHTLVRTLRPVIEHYDYVLVDCQPSLGLLTVNALAAADGVLIPLECEFFSLRGVALLIDTIEKVRERLNPKLEITGILATMYDPRTLHSREVMARVVEAFGDVVFDTVINRTVRFPETTVAGEPITRWAPRSGGAKAYRALAREVIAR